One window of the Triticum dicoccoides isolate Atlit2015 ecotype Zavitan chromosome 3B, WEW_v2.0, whole genome shotgun sequence genome contains the following:
- the LOC119280694 gene encoding uncharacterized protein LOC119280694 has product MCFEFSSCFGGGRKDDYGGEPSNHAGWGGRRRGRGRRGDRGNDASYYGEADHQPAVNEAGRKAHHDGGPKPDHASVVAAAGGHGYYAAYAPDKAHETPKLPAWHNKVVDDAGYAHNTARLRHQAAPDNREHAAVDYHHYHSRKVLAWQFINQSFTLNTASAFLLCPVALFFYSASSHPLKL; this is encoded by the coding sequence ATGTGCTTCGAGTTCAGCTCCTGTTTCGGCGGCGGCAGAAAGGACGACTACGGCGGCGAGCCGTCCAACCATGCTGGCTGGGGCGGCCGtcgccgcggccgcggccgcaGGGGGGACCGTGGGAACGACGCCTCCTACTACGGCGAAGCCGACCACCAGCCTGCCGTCAACGAGGCGGGTCGCAAGGCCCACCATGATGGCGGGCCGAAACCTGACCACGCCTCCGTCGTCGCTGCCGCCGGTGGCCACGGCTATTACGCCGCCTACGCACCTGACAAGGCTCACGAGACGCCGAAGCTTCCTGCGTGGCACAATAAGGTCGTCGACGACGCCGGCTACGCCCACAACACGGCGCGCCTCCGCCATCAGGCTGCTCCTGATAATAGGGAGCACGCCGCCGTGGATTACCACCACTACCACTCTCGTAAGGTACTAGCATGGCAGTTCATCAATCAGTCCTTCACACTAAACACCGCCTCTGCTTTTCTACTCTGTCCGGTAGCTCTGTTTTTCTACTCTGCTTCTTCTCACCCGCTGAAACTGTAA